Below is a window of Manis javanica isolate MJ-LG chromosome 2, MJ_LKY, whole genome shotgun sequence DNA.
CAAGGTGTAAGGTCAGGTTAGTGTGTGTATGCTTTAAGaggccacccacccacccagggtTCTCATCCACAACCCAGTCACTGGGGCTCAAGGAAGATGTGTACATGTTTGTCTGAACTCCTTCCAGACGCAGGCAACACTCCCAAGTTCTAGGCCCTTCCCCTCCAGGGTCTCGAAGAAGAAATAACCCTGGACTGGAAGGCAGGCAGCCAAGGTTCCCCTGGGCCAGGATGTCACTGGCTAGCCTTGGCATGATATCCCCTTCcagagactcagtttccttgaaagaagaatggaaacaaaaagtATTCTGGCATTGCTTACAAGCTCTGTCCTCACCTAACAGCAGAATACACTAAGCAGCATCAGGTCTCCTGGGTTGCAAGGCCCATTGTTCCCACAGTTACACAGCCTTGCCAAGGAAACCAGTCCAGAGGGGAGGGTAGAACCAGGTCCCTTCTAGAACCATCCCCCTCCTTCCAGACCCTGGGGCTCCTAACTCTAGCAGCCCATTCTCTGCCAAAGCTGTTCTCTGCCCTGTGCAATACCCCCAAACACAAGGGCAAAGAGGTGAGAGAGTCTGCACATACATGCTGGAGTTTGGAGAAGCCAAGGACACAAAGCCACATACACGTTCCCGACCTGCCCCTTCAGCCCCTGTGGGCTGGAGCAGAGCCAAGCTTCAGTCACTCACAAAGCCAGAGTTCTGACCAGAAGCCCAGGGGCTGGCCACTGACCAGTGGGACGAGGATCCTGCTCACCCGCTCCCCACCAAACCCTCAGGCCCAGGCTCAGTGAGCTGATCCCCTCGGGGTGGTGGTGAAGTGGATTCTGGCCTTCCCAAAGCCTCAGACACAGGCAAGAACACGGGATTCTAAAAGTTTCTTAAACTGGATGCCTTTGTTACTCCAGGAACCAGGGAATCTATAGGTCAGAGGTAACACTGAGGTGTTTGGGGTGGAATTTTGGTATCTTTACGTTTCTGCATGTCTATACGCAAAGAAAAATTGTGGCTGGAGCTGTGCCTTCAGCATTTAACCCCAGGCCCCTGAGAGATAGAGTTCATACTCCTTTGGCATTAGAATATATgattaaagtttgagaaacacagttTTATTGATCCCATGTCTACCCAAACCCTGGACTCAATTCCCTCAGGCAGAAGGCCCTGTGGTCAGTGTGGTCAGGCGATGGCTGCTGTCATCCTGTCCTGCCCCAGATGGTAGTGAACCTCAGGAAGTGCCCTTAGTCTCTCTGCAGCCTGTAAGGGGACAGGGGGCAATCAGGGAGGGTCAGGGCTGCCCAGAATGGTGGCACGGAGTTCTGAGTGCCTAAGAGACAGTAAAGAAGGGCTTGTGGGAGAAGACGGCTGGTGGTAAGCAACTGCTGGAACAATCAGACAGTGAAAGAGCTGAGTGCTCCTGTCCCTAAGAATGCCTAGCTTATTCAGATTACGGTGGTTCTCAGGGTCATGATTGTTGGGATCCtttgaggaaatggagagaaaaggggaCCTGAGGACCCAGGGTGCTCTGAGTCCTGACCTGCTCAGGGGTGAGGTCCCTCTGAGCCTGGGCAAGCATTTCGTAGCCAACCATGAATTTCCGGACAGTGGCAGAGCGCAGGAGTGGAGGGTAGTAATGAGCATGCAGCTGCCAGTGGTCCCAGTCAGCTCTGGCTTCTGATCCCGTGGGAGCCCCTGACAAGAAGAAGGCAGAGATGGCTGGGGAAGGCCCTTTCTTAGTTCTTCAGCCTAGCCTCTAACCCCACACAAGGCTAGGTACCTGAAAACTACATGTCCCAGCACCCCCTGCCAGAGGAGCCCAGGCATTATAAAGCACACTGGGAGACACAGCTTCATCAAGCTCCTTACTCCACCCTCAGACCCAGCATCCCTGCTCTGGACACATCCCCCAGCAAAAGTTTCAAGGCTTGCTGGGATTTACAGGCCACTGGGCTGGGCCCCAGAAGCCCAGAAAAGATATTGGCGCTAGAGATGGGTGCTCAATAAACCTCACCGTGCCAGCCCATGGAgtagggaaaggatgtctcaaaTAAGTTGTCATACTTGATCAAGAGCTTCTTCATGACGGAGGCTAGATCTGGAATCAGAGCCTGACTCTCAGCCTGGGGCTCAGACACTGGCACTACCAGAGCCATCCCCATCCACAGCCTGGCCTCAGGGTCCCAGATGGGAGACTCACCATCACGCTCAGCAGGGCTCAGCTCGGGCAGCCGCCGCACATGCCGACGGGGCAGCAGCAGTGTCTGGAAGGGCCACACTGCCCAGAAGGGGACCAGCACTAACCAGTGCTCACTGGTTAGGACCAGACGTTCCTGGGCAGACCAAATAGAAATGAGGTCATCAAGGCGGGTGTAGGGAGAGTCAGCAAATACACAGGGAAGCAGAATTTAAAATGTACCCAGAATTTGATGGCCTatcaccacctccaccactaCTATCCTAGTCTAAGCCACCATCATCTTTTCTTTAGATCATCACTGTGGCCTCCTAGCAAGTCTCTCTGCTACTTCCCTTCTACCCTTCTCCTTCACACACCTCTCTCTTTCGGGGTAAGGTTAGGGGCTCCTTGGGGACACAGGCCCTGACTTTCTCCCACCTTCCTGAGCAGCTCCTGGCGGCCATACTCCATCAGCAAGGGCTCTCCATTTTTACTGTGATAGGCCCGCTGAGTTCTTTCCTCACGCTGGGCAATATCTGGCAGGAAACTGCTGGCCCACACCTGtcaaggggcaggggcagagaagaGCAGGCAGATCCCTCACCCCCAAGCTGCCACATCACTAGCACACTTCCTCTGTCCCACCCCTTACTCCAGTTCCTCTCCACCTGCATGAAGCCCAGAAATCTACTGGAGTCCCTGACACTTAcctggcagtgggggtgggggttggaacAGCCCATCATGGCTCCTTTGTTTTCAAAGATCTATCAGGTAGGAGTAGGGAGCTTTAGTAGACAAAAAGGTGGTCTACCCCTCCAGATCACATCATGTGGAAATAGGAATGCAGCTTTGCAAAATCAAAGCTGTaccaccccctccctgcccatccaggAGAGGGGGCAACCTCACAGACCTGCACCCAAGGGTACTGGGCACCCAGCTCCTCTGTGACTGAGGCCCACGCATCGATGACAGCGCGAATCTCAGGGACTGACATGAGTGGCAGCGTCACATCCGACCACGGGTGGAAGCACATGACCTTACTAGgtggtgaaggagggagggatgacAGAGATATAGGGCTTGGCTGTCTAGGGGCAGGGCCCAACCCCAGAGCTTAGCTGGGATGAAGGTTTTAAGAGACGAAATCCATAGTTACCAAACTCCTCGAGCAGCCTCTGCTTGGAAAAGGGGATGATCACTGGGTCCTGAGATAAAAAGGTATCGCTCTCTGTAACAAACCCCCAAGAGGTCTCGCCTCTCTTCCCTGCAACAGCAGCTAGGGCAGGTTACCTGGATTGGGGGCATCAGGCTGCAGAGCAGGGAAGTCATTGTCAAACAGGAAAGTGCCGTCGTAGAGGGGATTCACCTACAAGGATGGGGTAGAAGCATTCCCTGCCCCTTTCTACCAGTCATCTGGTGGACTTCAAGCTCTGGACAAGCTACAAGGATGTGGGGAAGCCCACTCTGGGGTTGAAAAAACTTGGTCAGGCATGACCCAGAAGGTCTACTGCCCTTTGGGGACAGGCAGTTCTAAGGAGAAGCTACTCCTTGTAGTCATGCCAGCAAATACAGACTCTAAAAGCTTACCTCTCCATTGGCCCGTGTGGCTCCAGGACACAGAGGGTTGTGGGGATCATGGCGGGGCACTATCTTCAGAAGCGGGGGCTCTACCTGCCCCTGCCAGGGCCGCTTCATGCGGTGAGCTGACACCAGCACCCACTCATCATGTAGCGGGTTGTAGCGGATATGCTGATGCTCTGGGAGTAGAAAGTCAAGACAAGTCAGTAAAGCTCTTTGCCCCCCCCCGCCGGGGGGAGTCTCACCCACCAGCAGGCCCAAGCTAGAGGCACCCCATTCGGCCCCGTCCTGCTCAGGAGTTAAAAACCAGAGCTTGGACGTTCCCAGCGCCAATCAGCCTGCAGCCCCAACACGGGCGTGTGCTTTTGCCTCCAGGGGCCTGGCCGGGTGGGCGCGCCGACCTGGGGGTAGGGCCAACAATTTCTTAAGGGAGGGGAAGGCTCGGCTCCGCGTCCCAGAGTCCCGACCTCCCGGCCGTTACCGCTCGCTCGGAAGGCTGTGGCCATGACGTCCCCTTCGGATGCCTGCCGGCGGTGCTCAGGGTCGGGTCCGCCGCGGACACTCGTACCTCGAGAGGAGCTGCCTCTCACCCAGCCCTAATTCTGCCCCGCCCCACCCCTAGCCTGATGATTGGTCAAACTTCAGCATGTGACTCCATGAGGGGCCGCCAGGACACTTGGGGGCGGAGCTCAGGACGTCAAGCACCGTAGAGGGCTACATCTGTGGTCCCTTACTCCAGGGCCAAAGCCTAGATCTTACAG
It encodes the following:
- the GALT gene encoding galactose-1-phosphate uridylyltransferase isoform X9, translating into MATAFRASEHQHIRYNPLHDEWVLVSAHRMKRPWQGQVEPPLLKIVPRHDPHNPLCPGATRANGEVNPLYDGTFLFDNDFPALQPDAPNPGPSDHPLFQAEAARGVCKVMCFHPWSDVTLPLMSVPEIRAVIDAWASVTEELGAQYPWVQIFENKGAMMGCSNPHPHCQVWASSFLPDIAQREERTQRAYHSKNGEPLLMEYGRQELLRKERLVLTSEHWLVLVPFWAVWPFQTLLLPRRHVRRLPELSPAERDDLASVMKKLLIKYDNLFETSFPYSMGWHGAPTGSEARADWDHWQLHAHYYPPLLRSATVRKFMVGYEMLAQAQRDLTPEQAAERLRALPEVHYHLGQDRMTAAIA